From the Prunus dulcis chromosome 4, ALMONDv2, whole genome shotgun sequence genome, one window contains:
- the LOC117625058 gene encoding palmitoyl-monogalactosyldiacylglycerol delta-7 desaturase, chloroplastic-like translates to MRLLVKLVMMPCGEYFGRKWNLLDIVTAAVFLTMHCLCVMAPFHFTWPAFWVAFALYVVTGVGVTLSFHRHLAHRSFRIPKWLEYLFAYFGVLSLQGSPIEWVSSHRYHHQFTDTVKDVHSPLQGFWFSHMGWILDSGSRFGKYGGLKNVEDLKRQAFYRFLHHTFLLHSFLLGTLLYVVGGLPFLTWGMGVRMVCLFHSTMLVNSAGHMWGRQVYHTGDTSRNNWWLGLLALGEGWHNNHHAFDYSARQGLEWWQIDVTWYVISFLEAIGLATDVKTPTQAQKERKAFHQKTMATQN, encoded by the exons ATGAGGCTTTTAGTCAAACTTGTGATGATGCCCTGCGGAGAATATTTTGGAAGGAAATGGAATTTACTTGACATAGTCACCGCAGCTGTGTTTCTCACTATGCATTGCCTTTGTGTGATGGCGCCGTTTCATTTCACCTGGCCTGCCTTTTGGGTGGCCTTTGCTCTCTATGTTGTGACGGGGGTAGGAGTTACTCTGTCTTTCCACAGACATCTTGCTCACAGGAGCTTTCGTATTCCGAAATGGCTCGAGTACTTGTTTGCCTATTTCGGGGTTCTCTCACTTCAG GGAAGTCCAATAGAATGGGTGAGCTCACACCGATATCACCATCAGTTTACTGATACTGTGAAAGATGTTCATAGCCCTCTTCAAGGTTTTTGGTTTAGTCACATGGGTTGGATCCTCGATAGCGGCTCTCGGTTtggaaaa TATGGAGGACTGAAGAACGTTGAAGATTTGAAAAGGCAGGCCTTCTATAGGTTTCTTCATCatacttttcttttgcattcttttctactTGGAACTTTACTCTATGTCGTCGGTGGATTGCCCTTCTTGACATGGGGAATG GGGGTGAGGATGGTATGCCTTTTCCACAGTACTATGTTAGTAAATTCGGCTGGCCACATGTGGGGACGACAAGTATATCACACTGGCGATACGTCAAGGAACAACTG GTGGTTGGGATTGCTTGCACTTGGAGAAGGATGGCACAATAATCACCATGCTTTTGATTACTCAGCTCGACAAGGTCTTGAATGGTGGCAGATTGATGTTACTTGGTATGTAATAAGTTTTCTTGAAGCAATTGGATTGGCAACAGATGTGAAAACTCCAACTCAGGCacagaaggaaagaaaagctttTCACCAGAAAACCATGGCTACTCAGAATTAG